A region from the Nostoc sp. HK-01 genome encodes:
- a CDS encoding multi-sensor signal transduction histidine kinase: MFSERVQNLNNKLDESTKIVQKRNTKNISDRKLITIALADANHELATKIDNQIVTEPNSFPKTSQIQAIWQMLADMYFRIDPHGIILEYQSSKTYNLIQPSSIIPGKQLLECLPTSLVIRFHQAINQALQTQAVVSFAYSLDLGESKAQFEARLLPLESQEIIVLVRDITHIVQEAFIECGDNFRTIVENANNIIFSLTPDGLFSYVSSNWKDILGHEVAEVEGQHFAGFIHQEHLSTCVNYFTTVFTTGQQQEAIEYRVKHKNGNWQWHSCYLSAIKDATGNIIYFIGICHDITVRKQEELRRHRTEKALRKSEAKFRAKTQQLEETLRQLQQTQAQLIQSEKMSSLGQLVAGIAHEINNPVNFIYGNVKYANDYVQDLLHLIQLYQQYFYPPTPEIHQQIYAVDLDFIRQDLPKVLDSMNSGAERIRQIVLSLRNFSRVDEEGVKLTNIHEGIDNSLLLLQNRLKSQPESPEIEVIKEYGDLPQVMCNPGQMNQVFMNLLTNAIDALEEVAIPHPQIQIRTYLQADDRIVISITDNGPGINEKIRDRIFDPFFTTKAVGKGTGMGLSISYQIIVKKHRGELHCVSTAGAGTEFLISIPRLVE, from the coding sequence GTGTTCTCTGAAAGGGTGCAAAACTTAAATAATAAACTTGATGAAAGCACGAAAATAGTGCAGAAGCGCAATACAAAAAATATAAGCGATCGCAAGTTAATAACCATAGCATTAGCGGATGCTAATCATGAACTAGCAACAAAAATTGATAACCAGATAGTAACAGAACCAAACTCATTTCCGAAAACTTCTCAAATCCAAGCAATCTGGCAGATGCTTGCAGATATGTACTTTCGGATTGATCCCCACGGTATTATTTTAGAATATCAATCAAGCAAAACATATAATTTAATTCAACCATCCAGCATAATTCCTGGTAAGCAATTACTAGAGTGTTTACCAACATCTCTTGTCATCCGCTTTCATCAAGCAATCAATCAAGCTTTGCAAACTCAGGCTGTAGTTAGTTTTGCATATAGTTTAGATTTAGGAGAAAGTAAGGCACAATTTGAAGCCAGATTATTACCCTTAGAATCACAAGAAATTATCGTACTTGTGCGTGATATCACTCACATAGTCCAAGAAGCTTTTATTGAGTGTGGTGATAACTTTCGGACTATTGTCGAAAACGCCAACAATATTATTTTTTCGCTCACTCCTGATGGTTTATTTTCTTATGTATCTTCCAACTGGAAAGATATTTTAGGGCATGAAGTAGCAGAAGTTGAAGGTCAGCATTTTGCGGGCTTTATACATCAAGAACATTTATCAACTTGTGTAAATTATTTCACCACAGTTTTCACCACAGGTCAACAGCAAGAGGCAATTGAATATCGTGTGAAACACAAAAATGGTAATTGGCAATGGCATAGTTGCTACTTATCAGCCATCAAAGATGCTACTGGCAATATTATTTACTTTATTGGTATTTGCCACGATATTACAGTTCGCAAACAAGAAGAACTACGGCGACATCGTACAGAAAAAGCTTTAAGAAAATCAGAAGCCAAGTTTCGCGCTAAAACTCAGCAGCTAGAAGAAACACTGCGACAATTGCAACAAACCCAGGCTCAACTGATTCAGTCAGAGAAAATGTCTAGTTTGGGACAGTTGGTAGCAGGTATTGCTCACGAAATCAATAACCCTGTGAATTTTATTTATGGCAATGTGAAATATGCCAACGATTATGTACAGGATTTATTACATTTAATTCAACTTTATCAACAATATTTTTACCCACCAACACCAGAAATTCACCAGCAAATATATGCAGTTGATTTAGATTTTATCCGCCAAGATTTACCTAAAGTATTAGATTCGATGAATAGTGGTGCAGAACGCATTCGCCAGATTGTCTTGTCTTTACGCAATTTCTCACGGGTTGATGAAGAAGGGGTAAAATTAACGAATATCCACGAAGGTATAGATAATTCGCTCCTACTATTGCAAAACCGCCTAAAGTCTCAACCAGAATCTCCAGAAATTGAGGTGATTAAAGAGTATGGGGATTTACCACAGGTGATGTGTAACCCTGGACAGATGAATCAGGTATTTATGAACCTGTTAACAAATGCTATTGATGCTTTAGAAGAAGTCGCTATTCCCCATCCACAAATTCAGATTCGCACATATTTGCAAGCAGACGATCGCATAGTTATTAGTATTACTGACAACGGGCCAGGAATCAACGAAAAAATTCGCGATCGCATCTTTGACCCCTTCTTTACCACTAAAGCCGTAGGCAAAGGTACAGGTATGGGGTTATCAATTAGCTATCAAATTATCGTCAAAAAACACCGTGGTGAATTACATTGTGTGTCCACAGCAGGAGCAGGAACTGAGTTTTTAATTAGCATACCCAGACTAGTAGAATAA
- the dmnB gene encoding cytosine-specific DNA methyltransferase: MLKSPLRYPGGKSKAIKQIIEYLPDNFLEFREPFVGGGSVFIYLKQRYPDLKIWINDLNPELFLFWKIAQSDISLLVKEIRQIKNQYTDGKLLFTELTTVDAKSLSDLERAVRFFILNRITFSGTIESGGFSQEAFDKRFTYSSIERLEKLESILTADIKITNLDYSYLLNEKGEKVFVFLDPPYFSATKSKLYGKAGALHTSFEHQRFAESLKQCHHPWLITYDNSPQIRDNFQWANIYEWELQYGMNNYKQNGAAKGKELFITNYQIEKFL, translated from the coding sequence ATGCTTAAAAGTCCCCTCCGCTATCCTGGAGGTAAATCCAAAGCGATAAAACAGATTATTGAATACTTACCAGATAATTTTTTAGAATTTCGAGAACCTTTTGTTGGTGGGGGTTCTGTATTTATTTATTTAAAGCAAAGATATCCTGATTTAAAAATTTGGATTAATGATTTAAATCCAGAACTATTCTTATTTTGGAAAATCGCGCAATCTGATATATCTCTATTAGTTAAAGAAATACGCCAAATAAAAAATCAATATACAGATGGTAAGTTATTATTCACAGAGCTAACTACTGTAGATGCAAAAAGTTTATCTGATTTAGAAAGAGCAGTACGTTTCTTTATTCTTAACAGAATTACTTTTTCAGGAACTATAGAATCAGGCGGCTTCTCTCAAGAAGCTTTTGATAAAAGATTTACATATTCCTCAATAGAACGCTTAGAAAAACTAGAGTCTATTTTAACAGCAGATATCAAAATAACTAACTTAGATTATAGTTACCTGTTAAATGAAAAAGGTGAAAAGGTATTTGTATTTTTAGATCCACCATATTTTAGTGCTACAAAATCTAAATTATACGGAAAAGCTGGAGCCTTACACACCTCTTTTGAACATCAAAGATTCGCTGAAAGCTTAAAACAGTGCCATCATCCCTGGCTGATTACTTACGATAATTCTCCGCAAATTCGGGATAATTTTCAATGGGCGAATATTTATGAGTGGGAATTGCAATATGGCATGAATAATTACAAACAAAATGGTGCTGCGAAAGGGAAAGAATTATTCATTACTAACTATCAAATAGAAAAATTTCTATGA
- a CDS encoding anthranilate phosphoribosyltransferase, which translates to MTTSSEISTSWYILLQQLIDGQSLTRPQAAELMQGWLSEAVPPELSGAILTAFNFKGVSAEELTGMAEVLQSQSRPLSPQPIALSTVIDTCGTGGDGSSTFNISTAVAFVVAAYGVPVAKHGNRSASSLTGSADVLEALGVNLSAPSEKVQAALQEVGITFLFAPGWHPALKSVAQLRRNLRIRTVFNLLGPLVNPLRPTGQVVGLFTPKLLETVAQALHNLGKQKAIVLHGRERIDEASLGDLTDLAVLSDGKVQLTTINPQEVGVTPVSIEALRGGDVQENAEILKAVLQGKGTTAQQDAVALNASLALQVAGAIPLLDHAQGVSLAKVILQNGSSWTKLEELVQFLSN; encoded by the coding sequence ATGACAACTTCCTCAGAAATTTCTACAAGTTGGTATATTCTGCTACAGCAATTAATAGACGGTCAATCCTTGACACGCCCCCAAGCTGCGGAATTGATGCAAGGGTGGCTGAGTGAAGCAGTTCCCCCAGAGTTATCAGGAGCAATTTTAACCGCCTTCAATTTTAAAGGCGTTTCCGCCGAAGAATTAACCGGTATGGCCGAGGTATTACAATCTCAGAGTAGACCACTCAGCCCTCAACCCATAGCACTCAGCACTGTCATAGACACTTGTGGAACTGGCGGTGATGGTTCATCAACTTTCAATATTTCTACGGCGGTGGCTTTTGTTGTCGCGGCTTATGGTGTACCTGTAGCTAAACATGGTAATCGTTCCGCCTCTAGTCTTACAGGTAGCGCGGATGTTTTAGAAGCTTTGGGTGTCAACTTAAGCGCGCCTAGCGAAAAAGTCCAAGCCGCGTTACAAGAAGTCGGGATCACCTTTTTATTTGCCCCTGGTTGGCATCCAGCTTTGAAATCAGTGGCTCAACTGCGCCGCAATTTGAGGATTCGCACTGTTTTCAACTTACTAGGGCCGTTAGTTAATCCCTTGCGTCCGACTGGGCAGGTGGTGGGGTTGTTTACGCCCAAACTTTTAGAAACTGTTGCTCAAGCGTTACATAATCTGGGCAAACAAAAAGCGATCGTTTTACACGGACGTGAAAGAATTGATGAAGCCAGCCTGGGGGATTTAACTGATTTAGCTGTGTTATCTGACGGCAAAGTGCAGTTAACTACTATCAATCCTCAAGAAGTGGGTGTTACACCCGTCTCTATCGAGGCGCTGCGGGGGGGAGATGTGCAGGAAAATGCTGAAATTCTCAAAGCTGTGCTGCAAGGCAAAGGAACCACAGCACAACAAGATGCTGTAGCGTTAAATGCTTCGTTAGCCCTACAAGTTGCGGGGGCGATCCCATTGTTAGATCATGCTCAAGGCGTGAGTTTGGCTAAGGTAATTCTACAGAACGGGAGTTCGTGGACGAAGTTGGAGGAGTTAGTTCAATTTCTATCGAATTAA
- a CDS encoding carbamoyl phosphate synthase small subunit, with product MSLSDAIPALLVLADGTAYRGWSFGATGTTIGEVVFNTGMTGYQEVLTDPSYCGQIVIFTYPELGNTGVNPEDEESLRPQARGAIARNICHKPSNWRSAQSLPEYLKQHQVPGIYGIDTRALTRKIRMFGAMNGGISTEILDEAELLEQVQGFPNMAGLNLVKEVSTPQVYEWSEPTIPDWEFNQENVTNGGETFTVVAIDFGVKRNILRRLASYGCRVIVVPVNTPAEEILSYNPDGIFLSNGPGDPAAVTEGIATVKTLLESQKPMFGICMGHQILGHALGAETFKLKFGHRGLNQPAGLQRRIEITSQNHSFAINPDTLPQAVVEISHLNLNDRTVAGVRHKSLPIFSVQYHPEASPGPHDADYLFEQFVQAMRSLSTVTNAEVK from the coding sequence ATGTCCCTGTCTGACGCAATACCTGCTCTACTTGTCTTAGCAGATGGCACTGCTTACCGTGGTTGGTCTTTTGGTGCGACGGGAACCACCATCGGGGAAGTGGTGTTTAACACTGGTATGACCGGATATCAAGAAGTGTTGACCGACCCTAGTTACTGTGGTCAAATTGTGATTTTTACCTACCCTGAATTAGGGAATACAGGCGTTAATCCTGAAGATGAAGAATCGTTAAGGCCGCAAGCGCGAGGGGCGATCGCTCGCAATATTTGCCATAAACCAAGTAACTGGCGATCGGCACAATCCTTACCCGAATACCTCAAACAACACCAAGTTCCCGGTATCTACGGCATTGATACCCGCGCCCTCACCCGCAAAATTCGCATGTTCGGCGCAATGAACGGCGGGATTTCTACAGAAATTCTTGATGAGGCAGAATTACTAGAACAAGTGCAGGGATTTCCCAATATGGCTGGCTTAAATCTAGTCAAGGAAGTCAGCACGCCCCAAGTTTATGAATGGTCAGAACCAACCATCCCTGATTGGGAATTCAATCAAGAAAACGTTACCAATGGCGGAGAAACTTTTACTGTTGTCGCCATTGATTTTGGTGTAAAACGCAATATTTTGCGCCGTTTGGCTAGTTACGGTTGTCGCGTGATTGTTGTTCCGGTAAACACACCAGCCGAGGAAATTCTCAGCTACAACCCAGATGGCATCTTTCTCTCCAACGGCCCTGGCGATCCAGCCGCCGTGACAGAAGGTATTGCAACAGTCAAAACTCTGCTAGAAAGCCAAAAACCTATGTTTGGTATTTGTATGGGACACCAAATTTTAGGTCATGCCCTGGGTGCAGAAACTTTTAAACTTAAATTTGGCCATCGGGGTTTAAATCAGCCTGCGGGTTTACAACGGCGCATCGAAATTACCAGCCAAAACCACAGTTTTGCCATTAACCCAGATACCTTACCTCAAGCCGTTGTCGAGATCAGCCACCTGAACTTGAACGATCGCACTGTTGCTGGTGTCCGTCATAAGTCTTTGCCCATTTTCTCGGTACAGTATCACCCCGAAGCCAGCCCCGGCCCCCACGATGCTGATTACTTATTTGAGCAATTTGTCCAAGCAATGCGATCACTAAGCACAGTTACTAACGCTGAGGTTAAGTAA
- a CDS encoding anti-sigma factor antagonist, giving the protein MIEEGIIAEPLNLTVSLRGTREARDNYQLFRLTGLLDAFSEPTFSKVLGSKIEEGPKHIILDLSKIDFVDSSGLGALVKLAKQAQNAEGTLQIVSNPRVTQTVKLVRLEKFLSLQTTVDVALENIKES; this is encoded by the coding sequence ATGATTGAGGAGGGAATTATTGCTGAACCACTTAATCTAACCGTAAGCCTGAGAGGCACTCGTGAAGCCCGGGATAACTATCAGCTATTCCGCCTCACAGGTTTGTTAGATGCCTTTTCTGAACCGACATTTAGCAAGGTACTGGGTAGTAAAATTGAAGAGGGGCCAAAGCACATTATTCTGGATCTCTCAAAAATTGACTTTGTTGATAGCTCTGGCTTGGGAGCCTTGGTAAAGCTGGCCAAGCAGGCTCAAAACGCTGAAGGCACCTTGCAAATTGTCTCCAATCCCCGCGTTACCCAAACTGTCAAACTTGTTCGCTTAGAGAAGTTTCTCTCTCTGCAAACTACAGTGGACGTGGCTCTAGAAAACATCAAAGAGTCTTGA
- a CDS encoding tRNA/rRNA methyltransferase, whose amino-acid sequence MTSKPKKLQTSGEPNRGRTVKIKSKRFIGNPIRKAKPGERDSLPTPSNSHPNRHLSHPSPVLKNTEDKDNESDLIYGRHPVLSALENQRELNRIWVTTRLRYDPRFHNLLLQAKDNGSVIDEVEPKRLDQITGGANHQGIAAQIAPYSYLELPDLIAKAKSVANDPVIVVAEGITDPHNLGAIIRTAEAIGAQGLVIPQRRAVGITSTVVKVAAGALENFAVARVVNLSRALEELKEAGFWIYGTAATGSEPIHTVRFTGPVVLVIGSEGEGLNMLTQRACDVLVSIPLQGKTPSLNASVAAGMALYEVYRQRSLNTLYLNKLQKPL is encoded by the coding sequence ATGACTAGCAAACCCAAAAAACTCCAGACATCTGGCGAACCCAATCGTGGGCGAACTGTGAAAATTAAAAGCAAACGTTTTATTGGTAATCCTATTCGGAAAGCCAAACCAGGAGAGCGAGATAGTCTTCCCACTCCCAGCAATTCCCACCCAAATCGCCACTTATCCCACCCATCTCCTGTTCTCAAAAATACAGAAGATAAAGATAACGAAAGTGATTTGATCTATGGTCGCCATCCAGTTTTGAGTGCTTTAGAAAATCAACGTGAACTCAATCGGATTTGGGTAACAACTCGGTTACGTTATGATCCCAGATTTCACAATTTGCTACTTCAAGCAAAAGATAATGGCTCAGTTATTGATGAAGTAGAACCTAAGCGCCTAGATCAAATTACTGGAGGTGCTAATCACCAAGGTATAGCAGCCCAAATTGCTCCCTACTCATACCTAGAATTACCAGACTTAATTGCCAAAGCCAAATCTGTCGCCAACGATCCCGTCATTGTAGTAGCTGAGGGCATCACTGACCCCCATAACTTAGGAGCCATTATCCGTACTGCGGAAGCAATCGGCGCTCAAGGCTTAGTTATTCCCCAAAGAAGGGCTGTGGGGATCACCTCAACAGTGGTAAAAGTAGCCGCAGGCGCTTTAGAAAACTTTGCTGTAGCTAGAGTTGTGAACCTTAGCCGCGCTTTGGAAGAACTCAAAGAAGCTGGCTTTTGGATTTACGGCACCGCCGCCACAGGTAGCGAACCCATACATACCGTCCGCTTCACTGGGCCTGTGGTTTTGGTGATCGGTTCTGAAGGCGAAGGCTTAAACATGTTAACTCAACGTGCATGTGATGTTTTGGTGTCAATTCCCTTACAAGGAAAAACGCCTAGTTTGAATGCCTCAGTTGCCGCTGGAATGGCACTTTATGAGGTATATCGCCAACGTTCTTTAAACACTTTGTATCTGAATAAGTTACAAAAACCTCTTTGA
- a CDS encoding alpha/beta hydrolase fold protein — MIQIVDAISLNTYVQGQGFPILAIHGHPGSGRSLSVFTNHLSKRFQTFAPDLRGYGKSRYRGNFAMTDHLTDLEALLDCWKIEKCLILGWSLGGILAMELALRMPQRVSGLILVATAARPYGSHPPITWQDNLYTGIAGILNLIKPSWQWNIETFGKRSLFRYLIQQHTATAYKYIAQEAVPAYWQTSPAATRALSTALRSRYNRLTELEQINCPSLVLAGAQDRHITAESSLETARNLKNSQWQCYPNTAHLFPWEIPHQVLSDIDQWLEAHQENFRF, encoded by the coding sequence ATGATTCAAATTGTGGATGCTATCAGCCTTAACACTTACGTTCAAGGTCAAGGATTTCCTATTTTAGCGATACATGGTCATCCAGGTTCTGGTCGTAGTCTTTCTGTGTTTACCAATCACTTATCAAAACGCTTTCAAACTTTTGCCCCAGATTTGCGCGGTTACGGCAAAAGCCGCTATCGAGGTAATTTTGCTATGACAGATCATTTAACTGACCTAGAGGCGCTTTTAGACTGTTGGAAAATTGAAAAATGTCTGATATTGGGTTGGTCTTTGGGTGGTATTTTGGCAATGGAATTAGCCTTGAGGATGCCACAGCGTGTTAGTGGGCTAATTTTGGTAGCCACAGCCGCTAGACCTTATGGCAGTCATCCCCCCATAACTTGGCAAGATAACCTTTATACAGGAATAGCTGGGATACTGAATTTAATCAAGCCTAGTTGGCAATGGAATATTGAGACATTTGGCAAGCGATCGCTATTTCGTTACCTGATTCAACAACATACAGCTACTGCCTATAAATACATTGCTCAAGAAGCTGTACCAGCCTATTGGCAAACCTCGCCTGCTGCAACTCGTGCTTTGTCCACTGCGCTACGATCTAGATACAATCGCTTAACAGAACTAGAGCAGATTAATTGCCCTAGTCTGGTACTAGCAGGCGCACAAGACCGCCACATCACAGCCGAATCTAGCCTAGAAACCGCCAGAAACCTCAAGAATAGCCAGTGGCAATGTTATCCCAATACAGCACATCTTTTCCCCTGGGAAATTCCGCATCAGGTACTGAGTGACATTGACCAATGGTTAGAAGCACACCAAGAAAATTTTAGATTTTAG
- a CDS encoding peptidase C14 caspase catalytic subunit p20 — protein MKRRTFLQRIGSILAVLGVTEAEWLTLSDRYAQALAQPTPRKLALLIGINQYRKSPSLSGCLTDVELQKELLIHRFGFLAANILTLTDEQASREFIEAAFLDHFGKQVKSDDVVVFHFSGYGTRIKLNESEDTLQNALVPTNENLEIQNENIATYLLEETLLLLLRSLPTERVTAVLDTSYDTPSTIQPTGWRIRTRQELPTAQLATAEIEFLQQLKTKTLFSPAVILSATSDPKQVAKEGLFSGFSAGLFTYALTQYLWETTPATTLQFSLSHVDSTMFKWGSKQQPSLVNGKKALTSESLLLDQNTGAEGVIIATEEDGKNVQIWLGGLPAQVLENYGVNSRFTSVNGEQLILRSRTGLTAKAQISAGDVANPLQVGQLVQEAVRVLPRNISLNIALDSALERIERVDATSAFAAMASMVSVVTGEQTLDYVFGKLSQTPSRYALFTPAGQLIANSAGEVGEAVKVAVTRLGAKLPHLLAAKLWRLIENEGSSRLPIKSSLEIVNGISPKVILQRETLRTLDPKIPKKSLNGLNAPLTALSTPIVQIGSRIQYRIQNKGDRSVYLMLLGLKNHRTAIAFYPWQTVEEPNTSETKPLLQQVMIPAGETITLPQNVATSGWTISGPAYECEHQLILSISPFTTTLKALETPKSPAGDQQPIGALVNPWEIAQAVLQDLHNASITTAEMNGTANDLYQLNVNHWASFNFSFQVN, from the coding sequence ATGAAGCGTCGGACTTTTTTACAACGGATTGGCTCAATACTGGCGGTGTTGGGTGTAACTGAAGCTGAATGGTTAACTTTGAGCGATCGCTATGCCCAAGCTTTAGCACAACCTACTCCCCGAAAATTAGCTTTATTAATAGGCATTAATCAATACCGCAAAAGTCCCTCACTTAGTGGCTGTCTCACTGATGTGGAACTACAAAAAGAATTGTTGATTCATCGGTTTGGCTTCTTAGCTGCCAATATTTTGACGTTAACTGATGAACAAGCCAGCCGCGAATTTATTGAAGCAGCTTTTTTAGATCATTTTGGTAAACAAGTTAAATCTGATGATGTCGTCGTTTTTCACTTTAGCGGCTATGGGACTCGCATCAAATTAAATGAGTCGGAGGATACGCTACAAAACGCTTTAGTGCCAACAAACGAAAATTTAGAAATTCAAAATGAAAATATAGCAACTTATCTGTTAGAAGAAACTCTTTTATTATTACTGCGATCGCTCCCTACAGAACGCGTTACCGCAGTCTTAGATACTAGTTATGATACGCCTAGTACAATTCAACCAACAGGGTGGCGCATTCGTACCCGTCAAGAGTTACCAACGGCACAGTTAGCAACCGCAGAAATCGAATTTCTCCAACAACTCAAAACCAAAACTTTATTTAGCCCTGCTGTCATCTTATCTGCTACTTCTGATCCCAAACAAGTCGCTAAGGAAGGACTATTTTCTGGTTTTAGTGCTGGCTTATTTACTTATGCTTTAACCCAATATCTCTGGGAAACTACTCCAGCCACGACGCTGCAATTCAGCCTCTCTCATGTGGATAGTACAATGTTCAAATGGGGTAGCAAACAGCAGCCCAGTTTAGTCAATGGTAAAAAAGCTTTAACCAGTGAAAGTTTGCTGTTAGACCAAAATACTGGTGCAGAAGGAGTAATTATTGCTACAGAAGAAGACGGTAAAAATGTCCAAATTTGGTTAGGTGGACTCCCCGCACAAGTATTAGAAAACTATGGTGTGAATTCTCGGTTCACATCTGTGAATGGCGAACAGTTAATATTGCGATCGCGCACAGGGTTAACAGCAAAAGCGCAAATTTCTGCCGGAGATGTTGCAAATCCTCTCCAAGTTGGGCAACTTGTCCAAGAAGCCGTGAGGGTTTTACCCCGCAATATCAGTTTAAATATTGCCTTAGATTCAGCACTGGAAAGAATTGAACGAGTTGATGCTACCAGCGCTTTTGCCGCAATGGCATCTATGGTTAGTGTTGTCACCGGAGAACAAACACTAGATTATGTGTTTGGTAAACTTTCGCAAACTCCTAGCCGTTATGCCTTATTCACTCCGGCTGGACAGTTAATTGCTAACAGTGCAGGTGAAGTTGGGGAAGCCGTAAAAGTAGCAGTAACCCGATTAGGAGCAAAATTACCGCATCTATTAGCAGCAAAGTTATGGCGACTCATAGAAAATGAGGGTTCTTCCCGCCTACCAATCAAGAGCAGTTTAGAAATAGTTAATGGTATATCACCCAAAGTAATCCTACAACGGGAAACCTTACGCACTCTTGACCCAAAAATTCCCAAAAAATCACTCAACGGGCTGAACGCACCGCTAACAGCACTCAGCACTCCTATTGTGCAGATTGGTAGTCGAATTCAATATCGCATCCAAAATAAAGGCGATCGCTCAGTATATTTAATGCTACTAGGATTAAAAAACCATAGAACGGCGATCGCTTTCTATCCTTGGCAAACTGTTGAAGAACCAAACACTTCCGAAACTAAACCTTTACTCCAACAAGTGATGATCCCAGCAGGTGAAACTATCACCTTGCCACAAAATGTTGCTACATCTGGATGGACAATTTCGGGGCCAGCTTACGAATGTGAACACCAATTAATTCTAAGTATTTCACCCTTCACCACTACCCTCAAAGCTTTAGAAACTCCTAAGTCTCCTGCGGGAGATCAACAACCCATTGGTGCATTAGTCAATCCTTGGGAAATTGCCCAAGCGGTATTACAAGATTTACATAACGCCAGCATCACCACAGCCGAAATGAATGGTACAGCTAACGATTTATATCAATTAAATGTCAATCATTGGGCTAGTTTTAACTTTAGTTTTCAAGTCAACTAA
- a CDS encoding sulfate adenylyltransferase: MSHHQDAIAPHGGELVNRIATPEQREEFLSKADFLPRVQLDERAVSDLEMIAIGAFSPLTGFMNQSDYDRVVTQMRLANGLVWSIPITLSVAEEIAAPLKEGDLIRLDNPAGRFIGVLQLTQKYTYDKLREAVNVYRTDDANHPGVQVVYNQGSVHLAGDIWLLQRDPHPQFPTYQIDPAASRRMFRENGWKTIVGFQTRNPIHRAHEYIQKCALETVDALFLHPLVGATKDDDIAADVRMRCYEILLEHYYPGDRVVLAINPAAMRYAGPREAIFHALVRKNYGCTHFIVGRDHAGVGNYYGTYDAQYIFDEFEPSEIGIVPMKFEHAFYCTRTKQMATTKTSPSKPEERIHLSGTKVREMLRRGELPPPEFSRPEVAAELARAMRVPVPVPALT, from the coding sequence TTGAGTCACCATCAAGATGCTATTGCGCCGCACGGTGGAGAGTTGGTAAATCGCATCGCCACACCGGAACAAAGAGAAGAGTTTCTCTCTAAAGCGGATTTTTTGCCTCGCGTGCAACTAGATGAGCGTGCGGTTTCTGATTTAGAAATGATTGCGATCGGTGCTTTTAGTCCACTGACTGGTTTTATGAACCAGTCAGACTACGATCGCGTTGTCACCCAAATGCGTCTGGCTAACGGTCTGGTATGGTCAATTCCAATTACACTTTCAGTAGCAGAAGAGATCGCTGCTCCTCTGAAAGAAGGTGATTTAATTCGCTTAGATAACCCCGCAGGTCGGTTTATTGGGGTTTTACAACTTACACAAAAATATACTTACGACAAACTGCGCGAAGCTGTCAATGTCTACCGCACCGACGACGCAAATCATCCTGGTGTGCAGGTAGTTTATAACCAAGGTTCTGTACATCTTGCTGGTGATATCTGGCTGTTGCAACGAGATCCCCATCCCCAGTTTCCTACTTATCAAATTGATCCTGCTGCTTCACGGCGAATGTTTCGGGAAAATGGCTGGAAAACCATTGTGGGCTTTCAAACTCGTAACCCCATCCACCGCGCTCATGAATATATCCAAAAGTGCGCCTTAGAAACTGTAGACGCTCTATTTTTGCACCCATTGGTAGGCGCAACTAAAGATGATGACATTGCAGCTGATGTGCGGATGCGCTGCTATGAAATTTTGTTGGAGCATTATTATCCTGGCGATCGCGTAGTTTTAGCCATCAACCCCGCAGCAATGCGTTATGCTGGCCCCCGTGAGGCAATATTCCATGCTTTAGTTCGCAAAAACTACGGCTGTACTCACTTTATTGTCGGACGAGATCATGCAGGTGTGGGCAATTACTACGGCACTTATGACGCTCAATACATTTTTGATGAATTTGAGCCAAGTGAAATCGGAATTGTGCCAATGAAGTTTGAACACGCGTTTTACTGTACACGTACCAAGCAAATGGCGACGACTAAAACTAGTCCCAGCAAACCAGAAGAACGCATTCACCTATCAGGAACAAAAGTGAGAGAAATGCTGCGTCGGGGTGAATTACCGCCACCAGAATTCTCCCGCCCAGAAGTTGCAGCCGAGTTGGCGCGGGCAATGCGAGTTCCAGTACCAGTTCCTGCGTTGACTTAG